A window of Carassius gibelio isolate Cgi1373 ecotype wild population from Czech Republic chromosome A3, carGib1.2-hapl.c, whole genome shotgun sequence genomic DNA:
tgaacggagggcttacgggtttggaacaacatgagggtgagtcattaatgacataattttgctatttgggagaactatcccttaaCCGTCTGGGTCTGCAGTACCTCTTGGCTGTTTATTGTAGCACTTATACAGTTGCTAATATGGTTTACAAATGGGTGAAAAATGAGTGATGCTATCAATTCAAAAATTAATATGATGTCTCAAGTAATAATAAAAGATACCAAAGCCAACAGAAATAAGGCAAGGACCACCTAGTGagatttttacagatttatttgcGCAAACAATGAAAGCTTAGAATCGGAGCTTCTGGAAGAACCACTTGTTCTTGCCTGTCTTGTACCTATAAAAGAAAACATTCACTATCATCAATGTATCACCACATGTAGGACAATACATGCTTTTCTTATTGAGTGCATCAAAGAAAACAATGTCCAGTGCCCAACAAGATCAAATTTTTACTACAATCATCTCTGAACAGAAGCTGAAGTCAGCAAGACTGTGAGTAAACTTTCCATGATCTGCATCAAATTTATGGCTACACTAAAAGCACATTATAATCTAGCTTTTAACGTAACATGCAAGCATTAACAATCAACAACGtacaatttaattgtaaaatgaaGTATTTGAGATCTGGTGACAAAAACATACCTCTCCTCGAACTTAACCTTGGCCTCTCTCCTGGCCTTGCGCTTCAGAGCAGGATCTCTGAACACATCCTTGTTGACAACAGTTTTGTCGAGAGGAATGTCAACAGAGTATCTGAGGAAAGATGATGCACTTATTAGACAAATGTGCATAATTAAACCCTGCTGTTTTAAAGTGGTCAAATTAAACCcttaatttataaaaacaaaaatcaatacagGGCACCAAATAAGCATCTATTAATTAGTATCTGCAACTGGATAAGTTCCATTAAGAAAGCACCCCATACACAAAACTGTGTCACTCTGGGTATCCTAAGACAAGTATAACCATAATTCAATCTGAATCAGTCATCAAAAGTTGTGTCTATCCACTACTGTACAAAAATTAAGGGTCAGCAGGGCGTTCTTTGGAAAAGTGATTTTATTCTCCATGTTCTCAATTCATCCAATCACAGTAAAGACCTTCATAATATTAGGAAAGATTTGTTTCAAACAAATACTGCttactttccattcatcaaacaaataataaaaaaaaaacccagcacaACTATTTCCAAAACTAACAAGAATTGATTCATGAGCAGCAAAATGATTTCTaaacgatcatgtgacactgaagactggagtaatgatgctgaagattAAAATTTACCATCATAggattaaattgtattttaatgttacagtagtaaactgttcttttacattttagcagtatttcacaatatttacatttttactgcatttctgatcGAATAAATTGAGCCTTGGTGAACGTAAGAGGACTTGTGTCAATAGACAGCAAATGTTTCCTCTGAAAACATTAGTCAATAACAAGAGAGACCCTGAGTTAATTCGTGCTCTCTGACTGTTCAGGCTCTGCATACCTGGTTGGCATCAGATGGTTGTAGTTGAACACCTTCACAAATGCCTTGATCTTGGACCTCTTGGCAATCTTCTTCTTGCCCATGGTTGTGGTGACTTTACGAGGATAGCGATCGATGCCTGCGACCAGAGCGTGGCTGTAAGGACGGTCCGAGGTGCCATCATCAATGTTCTGAAGAGACCAACACAGCACAACACGGTCAATATACCAACACTCAACGTGTTATACTCAAACATCATCTCCTTGATACTGTGAAACATGAACAATACCTTGACGATCACAGCCTTGCGTCCGGCATAACGTCCAGCCAGGACCATCACCACCTTACCAGGTTTCATAAACTTGCCCATCTCTGAAAAACACGAGTTTGAGCATTACATTAGCTCCAAAAACAAAACCAGAATACAAGACACCAGTAGCACAATACACTCAATTAATGTAGCCAAACATTACAGtgagaaaaacaataataacgCAACATAATAACTTGTCGTAGGTAAAAAGTAGTGATATAAGTTGTTTCTTCTGGGCAGCACGTTTATTAAACAAGATCCATCTAGGCATAGCACTGTGCTAACTCGTAATTATACCGCTGTATTACAACGTTCAAGTCGGAATAAATAGCCTAGCCCTTCCGCAACGGAACTTTATTCACATATTACGGTTTCTTGCACACGTGTAATAATAACCGTTGCTCCTCATCTATCGTGGACGAACAAGAAAGCAACAGGGACGGAGCGAACTATAAACCCATTATCTTTCAAAACATAGGACATATTTAGACAATAAACACTTTAGATAGTCGTCAGGGGTACTTTCTCTGTAAACAACATGAAAGGAATCCAGCAAGCCTTATTTCTTTATCGATGTTCATGGATTATTTTCTCGTGTGTGAAACTTACTGATGGTGCTCAATGGCCGACGATAACGGGAAAGGAAGTAGAAAGAGCGAGCGTGACCCTTGACACCGACAGCCAGTGACGTATTTCCGTCGATTTGTTAGTAGACTGAATCAAACTGTCTCTGACTGAATGTACCACACGAGAcagtaaaatatgtaataaataaatattaataaacataaatatttatgtcTATGGAATGTAGCCTTCTACTGCAGAGTCTGTGAGCAACGCGTTAAAGTTTCGCATATGCGGTCACGTGTATTCaggtttggcaaaaaaaaaaaaaactccttgtAGTTCGTTTGTGCTATTATGTTGctttaaaatgacagaaaaaaatttattcaGTAATTAAGTTTAAATTCGGACGacttcaacaaaaaaataataaataaataaaattaaataaaccatAGCAAAGGTGTTTCTTAATGCACCAATATACCCACCATAATATTTTCAGAAAacttaaatattgtttaaatggaattgttttactgtaatttattgAATCTGTAAATACCTTATGTGTATGATAAAGTGTATGgactatttataataaaaatataattataaaaaaaataaagtttttcataCGCTATGTACTTTTGTGAATTTCTTGTCATTTTGTTCTATTTTAATTATAGCTGCTTAATTTTAAACTCAATTTACAGTTCTACACTGTGCTACCACAATTCAAATTCAGAACTGAAATCGGAATTTCTCTTCATTCTACTTCCTTAAGTTTACATTCAATTTGCAGTTTACAGAAATTCAAAAACTGAAATGGAATTCAATTTGATAGAAGATATTTCTCTATCTAATTACTATAATGAATACTAATCTGTAAATCATACATATATTAATTCAATTACATTGTTTAATAGAAAGAGCTGATGAGAAGTGAGAAAATATGACTGCTTTATATACACAGACCATCCAGTATATTTAATCCATGAAATCACTGAAGTGAGACCATCATTACATCCAAAAATGATGGCACACATTTTATAAAAAGTAGTGTTATTGACACTGATTTGAAATCACCACTGAAATAACCGAAAGTCTTTTTCTTCCCAAGAAGAGgtacaaagaaaataataatttcttaaatagATAAGATAGGACAAAACAAACGGACATCAAAATATgccaagcatatatatatatatatatatatgtttgtgtgtgtttgtatatatacatatatatacacatatatatatatatatatacatatatatatatatatatacatatatatacatatatatatatatatatatatatatatatatatatatatatatatatatatatatatatatatattaatataagagAAAAAAgcaagtgagaaaaaaaatacattaaacaagGGCTAATAAATGCATCACAACCATTCCTTCATGTTCTAATGGTGCAGAGAAATACACTGAATGCTGAATCCATTTCCATGATGTAGTAACAAACAACAGGGTGGTTTAATGAATCAGAACAGATACAGTAACATGGATACAGTTTCTTGGATTGTACATTCAATATTTCAGAGCAGTAAACAAGGATCGACAAGACGGAAACAGCAGGTATTCAAGCAGAGTCTCTGAATGCTGGCATAGCATAACAGGCCATAAATAATTCAGCCAGTGCCGATGCACAGCATATCAAACTCATATTCAGCAAATATGCTGAATGACCTCAATTTAATTCAGTTCACTCGCTGTGCATTTCCTTCTGCAGCAGCAGCGAATGAGCAGCACTTACACAAGATACAGTATTCTACAATCATTTTTAAGGTGTGAACTGGCTGTGGAAAGGAGTTAGAGGATAGAAGTGGTTTTCCAGTGGTTTACAAACACCAATAAGCATGTCTTTGTTTGTTCAGAATGACCTGAGTGTGTTGACTAACCTAAGTGAGGTCTCACCAGCATGCATGGTCTCCTCAGAAAGCGATACAAATGCACAGAGCAGCACAGACCAGGACATGATATGCACTATATCCCAGTGTTTGAAATGTAATGACCCTTAATAAATATCTTAAACGAAAAACACCTTTTGATTTGTCTGTAAACCGCTGTACAAAAATGTAGAGCAAGCTCAGAAAATGAGTGCACTTGGCTACATAGGTTTATAACAAATAATGCAAGTAAACCATTATGTCAATGTTTTGTAACtacccgtatttttcggactataagtcgcacctgagtagaagtcgcatcagtccaaaaatacgtcaggatgaggaaaaaacatatataagtcgcactggactataagtcgaatttatttagaaccaagaaccaagagaaaacattaccatctacagccgcgagagggcgctctatgtcttcagtgtagactacaggagcactaagCAGCATAGAGGGCCCTCTCGCGCTGGAGACAgtgatgttttctcttggttcatgtcaaattgattttgataaataagtcgcacctgactctaagtcacaggaccagccaaactatgaaaaaaagtgcgacttatagtccggaaaatacggtatatagtaGTGCATCTCAATCAAAAGGAATGGCCCTTGAAAATATTTCAAGTAATAAATCATTTTTCTACATAGTGGTTGATTTTGGTAAAAGCTTAAAAGGAAAAATCCCCTCAAAGGTTATGTGGAGGCAGTTACACGCTCAGGGTCACTAAACTGAGCACATTTCCTTTAAGTTGTGACCAGTGCAGCATATTAAAACCTGAAAAggctcatcatcatcctcttcagTTTAGAGACAAGACCCAACAGCAACACAGAGTCTCTAGAAAGTGCAGGAGTTTCctcatttcagattttttaattCCAGTGGACTTGTTGATTTGGGAGTatcttttaatttgatttaaactttgtgtcaagctatatattagtattatattgtaattattgttttttttttttatcccaattTATGGATTATGAGGATTGGGAGGGTTCCCTTTTTTCCTCAACCTGCCAAAATGCCCATAATTTCATTCTGTTTAGAAAGCATCTTGGATATTTTTAAGCTGCCTGACAGCCAGGTCTACAGGAAGGCTGAATTTGAGATGGCTGAGGTGGCCCAGGATGCGCAGGGCACCTTCAAAGCCTGTTTGGGCCATGTAGCTCCAGGGCTGGTAGTGTGAGTGGATGAGCGTCCCAGACTTACACAGCAGGTTGAGCCAGGACACAAGCCTCTGCTCATTGAGTGCCATGCACACTAAGGCCTTAAACTCAGAGTCCGCGCTACGCTTGAATCGTGCATGCTCTTTGAGAACTGTATGGATGGCCCATAACAGAGACTGCTTGGGAGTGACCGTCACAGGACCGTCCCCTACAGGTAAACTGAAGGATTGAGAGAGCTGCCGAGCGGGCGATTCTACAAATGCCCGGCCATTTTTGGAATGATAGTAGTTGATGAAAAGTTCCCAGGGATGCAGAGTCTGAGGAGAAGAGCTGAAGGGCAGCAGGCAGGAAATGGGGGCAAGGACCAAGCTCATACCCTGGGAAGGAGCATACAGTCCATGGGCTAGCAGGTCCCGGAGTGCCAAAGCCAGTTCTTTACGCACAGAAGAGGTGAGTTCATCCCGATGTCCTCCAGGCAACAGGCAGGTAGAGTAACTGACCACGTGTTCCTCCTGAGAGTTTGGTTGCTGGAAGGAGGCTTCCCGACGTACGTGCTCCACGGCTCCTTCGAGTTTCTGCAGCAAGGGGGCGTAATCTTGAGCCTCGCCACCCTGAGACCACAGGTTCTGGGGAATGTGGCCCGCAGCGCAGCCAAACTGACTCAGTGCAAAGATCTGGAGCACCGCTAAGGCTTTCTGGATCAGCTGAAGCCCGGTTTCCCGCATCCTCTGGGCCTGTTCGGGATCCACTTTGGACAGAGAGAAGGGATTTAGCTATAAAATTCAAGAAAAAAAGGTATTATGAAGCATAATTACCTCGCTTCATCCCTCCTGTGGCTCCAGTGTTTGGTCCGGTAGCATGGGCCTGCTGGCTCTTCACACCATCATTTAACAGAGGGTTCCCCACTTCATCTGAGATGAGCAAGATCAGGATggtaatctaaatatatttaaactcaAAACTTCAAACTCAAAAGGTGACAGATGAGATATTATGCACAGTAAACTAGTACAGTGGGCTCTGCAGATAGTGGCATATCACTGATAaccactactgttcaaaagtttggggttagtaggATTTTTctaaaagacattttttttattatactgacacttttattcagcaaagatacattaaattgattaaaaaataaaaaaaacgtactaTTTAATGAAGAATCCTGTAATAAAATGCAtcggttttcacaaaaaaaaaaaaaaaaaattaataatataacataataatatgtttccagagcaccaaatcagcatttaagaatgatttctgaaggatcatgccaATTTATATTCAGAAAATATTACTGATCTGACTGTACATACACTATCAAGAACACAAACAGCTGAGAcgtttcataattgatgaactttGCAACACTGTCATTGTTATTAAACTGAATTGATTCAACACTGAATCTGAATAAAGCTGGACAATGACACTATTATCTGCTGTAGAGCTGAATTAGAGCTGAAGCTGAATGTGCTCCATAATTAATGAAcattaacactgttattttcctgGTTATTACTGTgatgctgctttgaaacaatctgtattgcaTAAAGTACTATTTAATACATAAGACttgactaaagactggagtaaagctgcaattcagctttgacatcacaggaataaattatattttaaaacataataaaacaaactgtaactgttaaattgcaataacattacatttactgtatttgatcaaataaatgcagccttggtgagaataaattTTTTTCAATGATTTGCATCCCATCATTGACCCATAAGCAGAGCTCCTCACCCTGTATGAAGTTAATGAACATCTCCAGGTCTCTGATTTGGGTCTTGAGCTGCTCCACCAGCTGCTCTTTGACTCGAGCCGGGTTGACTATCTGAGCTATAGCGGTGTCCACTCTCTGTCGCAGCTCCTCTGGAGTCAGGTTCCCAATGTCTTCATTCAGATTCACATCCAGCTTCTTAATCAGCTCATCAATGATCACCTACAGCATTCAGGTGGACAGACACTAAATCAAATGCCCCAACAATGGTTTTAAGAGTAATTAGACCATTACATCTTTAAATGACTTTCAGACTAATGTCAACAGCACGAGAGTATATTATCAGATGTACCCTCTGTCTCTCCATCACCACAGACTGAGGCAGGGAGTCATAGCTGCCCTCCTGGTAGGCGAAGCGCTCCAGGTCATCAAGCTGAGTCTTCAGCTGGAGAATCAGCTCCTTCTGCTTGTTTCTCTGAGCTTCCAAGCGTTCCCTCTTCTCTCTTTCATTCTGGATATTATAAAAGCACAATCAGACAATCAAATGAACAGAACCCAGGGACTGCAGATGCAAATTAGCTTTATAGCTAACTCTGGCACAACACTGTTGTTGTGCGTTGTCCctgtacaaataaacaaacaaataaataaataataaataaacttaaaaaacctAAAGCCAAACTTAAAATATCCACATATTTGCACATGCTCTGGTAAAGGATAAGTTTGCTTCATTTGGTTTAGCTTTGcttatattattattgaaatgcaAAGCAATTCTGGATAGACATTGCTATACACACAACATGGCTATAGTTTGACTATATTCTTGCaaagattttatatttaatagtcTCTGGGAAACACAAATGTAACCGATTaatatcaaaaagaaaaaaagagaccatacaaaacaaaatcaagtatGAACTCAGTCGTATCAGGAATACTTAACAAGGGTCATGCTCATAGTACTCACCAATTCATCCTGAAAGCAAAGAGTGCAGAGGAAAGAAAAGGAAATTAACGCATTTTAATGACAGCAACAAGATACTCCAGCAGGAAGAAATACAGGGAAAGAGTGACTTTCAGATGTTACTTGTATAGAGTTTACTGTAATTTGTGTGACTATACTGTGTTGATTATTTTTAAGAGGGTGTTGATTAGTTACTTGaatgacacaaaaacatgccTTTCAACAATAAAGATACAGACAAATTGAATGCTGATTCCTGAGGGCATCACACAGGGATATTGTATAGGCTGATCATGTGTAAATGAAAGGGGgtttgtgttataatgggtgggTGTCACAGGTGCATATTGTTACAGGAACTATTGAAGACTGTTGAAGCAGGCCTACTGAAAACAAAATAACACTGATGACCCTGTAGATCAGAGGTTTTCAAACTGGGGTCCACTGAAAAGTTCAGAAAAACAgcataaaaaatgtgaaaaatgtataattaataaaagaaataagataacaaataaataactaaaaactagattagaacagaatagaaaaaaataagtaaataaataataaatataaaagtacagGACTATATCAAGTAGGAAACAAATTATAatgtaacttaataaaaaaaaatatattttcccaaATAATAACTTagacacatttataataataatttgtccaCAGTGTAATTTGGGTCTTTATACAAGAGATGACATAAACGTCTTTCAAATTTAGGATGGGGTCCTTCACACAAGGATGCTCATATTTAGGGCCCATGGTGTCTAAAAGATTGAAAAGCCCTCCTGTATATTACATGTATTAGAAACGGTTTCATGCCACTCTCCTACAAGCACTTGTTTAGAGTCATATCTAAGCTGGACCTCAGTGTGGCCAGGCTGGTATTTAGATGGATTGCCAGCTGGTTCTTGGGAGATCTTGGGTTGGTTTACTacgttatattattattattattattattattattattattattccctaCAGGGTAGAGATCACTACTACAGAAAACAATGAAACTCACAGAGTTTTCCATAATCTGAGCATCCTGTGCCCTGCAGCCTATAACATGAGGGCATCCTTTGAAGGCAAACTCTTCCAGCTCTAGCAGCATCCGCTCTTTCTCGTCGCTCTGCGCGTGGACGATCTGTTTCAGCCGAAACTGCACTTGAGCGAAGTGAGACGTTAACGCGAGGAGCGACGAGTTCAGCTGCTCCTGCTCATCCTGCAGCTTCCTCAGCCTGGATACCAGGTCTGGATCGCTGGACGAGACAGAGCCAGCTCGCGTGCCCCTCTTCAACCGCTCATCCTCCGGGCTGGCCACGGCTCCCACCGGCGCCCAGCGCTCCCCGGCTCCCGCGATGGCAGCCTCGCTGTCGGAAGTGGACAGATCCTCCGTCGACATGTGATTGGTAGCTGAGGCAGACAGCCTGGCTGTCCTTTAACTGAAAACGACCTCGACCGACTCAACTGATGCGCAGTTTTAACGTAAACTCACGCAACCACCGCTTTAGCAGGTGCAGCGCAGAGTAACACTTGCGCCTTCGGAAAACATTGCAACGTAATAGAAACGACTAAGATCTTGAGATAATATGGAACCAACGCACCACAACACAAACAAACGCGCGTTCCATCAAAATGTTCTATGTATCAACGAACGAATGAATGTGTGGGCAGGATGTTGTTTAC
This region includes:
- the LOC127948998 gene encoding 60S ribosomal protein L27; translated protein: MGKFMKPGKVVMVLAGRYAGRKAVIVKNIDDGTSDRPYSHALVAGIDRYPRKVTTTMGKKKIAKRSKIKAFVKVFNYNHLMPTRYSVDIPLDKTVVNKDVFRDPALKRKARREAKVKFEERYKTGKNKWFFQKLRF
- the LOC127949007 gene encoding RUN domain-containing protein 1; the protein is MSTEDLSTSDSEAAIAGAGERWAPVGAVASPEDERLKRGTRAGSVSSSDPDLVSRLRKLQDEQEQLNSSLLALTSHFAQVQFRLKQIVHAQSDEKERMLLELEEFAFKGCPHVIGCRAQDAQIMENSNEREKRERLEAQRNKQKELILQLKTQLDDLERFAYQEGSYDSLPQSVVMERQRVIIDELIKKLDVNLNEDIGNLTPEELRQRVDTAIAQIVNPARVKEQLVEQLKTQIRDLEMFINFIQDEVGNPLLNDGVKSQQAHATGPNTGATGGMKRVDPEQAQRMRETGLQLIQKALAVLQIFALSQFGCAAGHIPQNLWSQGGEAQDYAPLLQKLEGAVEHVRREASFQQPNSQEEHVVSYSTCLLPGGHRDELTSSVRKELALALRDLLAHGLYAPSQGMSLVLAPISCLLPFSSSPQTLHPWELFINYYHSKNGRAFVESPARQLSQSFSLPVGDGPVTVTPKQSLLWAIHTVLKEHARFKRSADSEFKALVCMALNEQRLVSWLNLLCKSGTLIHSHYQPWSYMAQTGFEGALRILGHLSHLKFSLPVDLAVRQLKNIQDAF